Proteins co-encoded in one Lysobacter solisilvae genomic window:
- the dapE gene encoding succinyl-diaminopimelate desuccinylase, producing the protein MSVLALTCDLIARPSITTDDAGCQQLIAQRLAAAGFACEHLRFGDVDNLWATHGNHGPTLVLLGHTDVVPPGPREAWSSDPFVPDIRDGVLYGRGAADMKGSVAAFVVALERFVEAHPGHRGRVALLLTSDEEGDAVDGVRRVADLFRERDERIDWCVTGEPSSKAVLGDLLRVGRRGTLSATLAVRGIQGHVAYPEKARNPIHQAMPALAELAARQWDEGFETFPPTSLQVSNIHAGTGANNVIPGELQVLFNLRYNPHWRAEQLERECEKILQAHGLEYSVHWHRGGEPFHTPEGPLRAAAREVLTQFAGAAPEESTGGGTSDARFIAPLGAQCIEIGPVNASIHKVDEHVRVADLEALPDLYLQLLERLLG; encoded by the coding sequence ATGAGCGTATTGGCGTTGACCTGCGACCTGATCGCCCGGCCTTCGATCACCACCGACGATGCGGGTTGCCAGCAACTGATCGCGCAACGCCTCGCGGCGGCGGGGTTCGCCTGCGAGCACCTGCGCTTCGGCGACGTCGACAACCTGTGGGCGACGCACGGCAACCATGGCCCGACGCTGGTGCTGCTGGGTCACACCGACGTGGTGCCGCCCGGTCCGCGCGAGGCCTGGTCCAGTGATCCGTTCGTGCCGGACATCCGCGACGGCGTGCTCTACGGCCGCGGCGCGGCGGACATGAAGGGCAGCGTGGCGGCTTTCGTCGTCGCGCTGGAACGCTTCGTCGAAGCGCATCCCGGCCACCGTGGCCGCGTCGCGCTGTTGCTGACGTCGGACGAAGAGGGCGACGCCGTCGACGGCGTGCGCCGCGTCGCCGATTTGTTCCGCGAGCGCGATGAGCGCATCGACTGGTGCGTGACGGGCGAACCTTCATCCAAGGCGGTGCTGGGCGACCTGCTGCGCGTCGGCCGCCGCGGCACGCTGTCGGCTACCCTGGCGGTGCGGGGCATCCAGGGTCACGTCGCCTATCCGGAAAAGGCCCGCAACCCGATCCACCAGGCGATGCCCGCGTTGGCGGAACTGGCGGCGCGGCAGTGGGATGAGGGGTTCGAGACCTTTCCGCCGACCAGCCTGCAGGTCAGCAACATCCATGCCGGCACCGGCGCGAACAACGTGATCCCGGGCGAGCTGCAGGTGTTGTTCAACCTGCGCTACAACCCGCACTGGCGCGCGGAGCAGCTCGAGCGCGAGTGCGAGAAGATCCTGCAGGCGCATGGCCTGGAGTATTCGGTGCACTGGCATCGCGGCGGGGAACCGTTCCATACGCCTGAAGGCCCGCTGCGCGCGGCGGCGCGCGAAGTGCTGACGCAGTTTGCCGGCGCGGCGCCGGAGGAAAGCACCGGCGGCGGCACGTCGGATGCACGCTTCATCGCGCCGCTGGGCGCGCAGTGCATCGAGATCGGTCCGGTGAATGCCAGCATCCACAAGGTGGATGAGCACGTGCGGGTGGCGGATCTGGAAGCGCTGCCGGACCTGTATCTGCAGTTGCTGGAGCGGTTGCTGGGATAA
- a CDS encoding penicillin acylase family protein, protein MSKWIRRGLLGLVLLVLAAMLVGWWLMRGSLPTLEGELALSGLSAPVALERDHRGVVTVQAANEADAMRALGYVHAQERYFEMDLLRRTAAGELAELFGPLAVDTDRRHRVHRFRARVHDGMDTILGQHRASMQAYVDGVNAGLAGLRTRPWPYLLLRTQPEPWQLEDSALVAFAMYFDLQDGENARELALWKMRPHLPPPLYALLTHDGSQWDAPLTGPVRGDARLPTAEEVDLRRLPSPKDPGDALPAPRIVGSNNFAVSGEATRDGRAIVADDMHLGLRAPNLWFRAQLRYADDQAPGGRVDMGGFTLPGLPFVVVGSNGHVAWAYTNSYIDTMDWALQDVCGERATAGCVPATRHRETIVVAGAAPVPMDVDETAWGPVIGRDAQGRALSLRWVAHLPGALNVGLGEMAHASTLASAVEITRRVAIPTQNMLLADRHGAIGWRWLGPIPQRAAGCDGQLPVETAPTGTACGPWPISTSRAPLLQPTRGRLWTGNNRVVGDEILDLAGDGGAVLGARAKQIRDDLFAKKFLDERDLLAVQLDDRALFLQPWWQLLHDRARVARSDALSALAAAAATRPERASPDSVSYRLTRAWRLAVHTRVVDGLTGPARAALDKDFEMPGLPQQEGFIWPMVTQRPAHLLPPRFASWNALFEDAAAQVRGDLEAIGPLAQRSWGEQNTARICHPLSRALPGFLKPALCMPFEPLAGDASMPRVQHPDFGASERMVVSPGREADGFIHMPGGQSGHPMSPYWGAGHDDWVHGRPTPFLPGPPEHVLRLRP, encoded by the coding sequence ATGAGCAAGTGGATCAGACGCGGCCTGCTGGGCCTGGTGCTGCTGGTGCTGGCCGCGATGCTCGTGGGCTGGTGGCTGATGCGCGGCAGCCTGCCGACGCTCGAGGGCGAGCTCGCCCTGTCCGGCCTGTCCGCCCCGGTCGCCCTTGAACGCGACCACCGCGGCGTGGTCACCGTGCAGGCCGCCAACGAGGCCGACGCGATGCGCGCGCTGGGTTACGTCCATGCGCAGGAGCGCTATTTCGAGATGGACCTGCTGCGCCGCACGGCGGCGGGCGAGCTGGCCGAACTGTTCGGTCCGCTGGCGGTGGACACCGATCGCCGGCACCGCGTGCACCGTTTCCGCGCGCGGGTCCACGATGGCATGGACACGATCCTGGGCCAGCACCGTGCGTCGATGCAGGCCTATGTCGACGGCGTCAACGCGGGTCTGGCCGGACTGCGCACGCGCCCCTGGCCCTACCTGCTGCTGCGAACGCAACCCGAGCCCTGGCAGCTCGAGGACTCTGCGCTGGTGGCCTTCGCGATGTACTTCGACCTGCAGGACGGCGAGAACGCACGTGAACTGGCGTTGTGGAAGATGCGCCCGCACCTGCCGCCCCCGCTCTATGCGCTGCTGACCCACGACGGCAGCCAGTGGGATGCGCCGTTGACCGGCCCTGTGCGCGGCGATGCGCGCCTGCCCACCGCCGAAGAAGTCGACCTGCGCCGCCTTCCCAGCCCGAAGGATCCCGGTGACGCGCTGCCCGCCCCGCGCATCGTCGGCAGCAACAACTTCGCCGTCTCCGGCGAGGCCACGCGCGATGGCCGGGCGATCGTCGCCGACGACATGCACCTGGGCCTGCGCGCCCCCAACCTGTGGTTCCGCGCGCAGTTGCGCTATGCCGACGACCAGGCGCCGGGCGGCCGCGTCGACATGGGCGGCTTCACCCTGCCCGGCCTGCCGTTCGTGGTGGTCGGCAGCAACGGCCACGTCGCCTGGGCGTATACGAACAGTTACATCGACACGATGGACTGGGCCTTGCAGGACGTCTGCGGCGAGCGCGCCACGGCAGGCTGCGTGCCGGCCACGCGCCACCGCGAAACGATCGTCGTGGCCGGCGCCGCGCCTGTGCCGATGGACGTCGACGAAACCGCCTGGGGCCCGGTGATCGGCCGCGATGCGCAGGGCCGCGCGTTGTCGCTGCGCTGGGTCGCGCATCTGCCCGGGGCGCTCAACGTCGGCCTGGGCGAAATGGCCCACGCATCCACGCTGGCCAGCGCGGTGGAGATCACCCGTCGCGTGGCCATTCCAACCCAGAACATGCTGCTGGCCGACCGCCACGGCGCAATCGGCTGGCGCTGGCTCGGACCGATCCCGCAACGCGCAGCCGGATGCGACGGGCAGCTTCCCGTCGAGACCGCTCCGACCGGCACCGCCTGCGGACCCTGGCCGATCAGCACATCGCGCGCGCCCCTGCTCCAGCCCACGCGCGGGCGCCTGTGGACGGGCAACAACCGGGTGGTCGGCGACGAGATCCTCGACCTGGCCGGCGATGGGGGCGCCGTCCTGGGCGCGCGCGCGAAGCAGATCCGCGACGACCTGTTCGCGAAGAAATTCCTCGACGAACGCGACCTGCTGGCCGTGCAGCTGGACGACCGCGCGCTGTTCCTCCAGCCGTGGTGGCAGTTGCTCCACGATCGCGCGCGCGTCGCCAGATCCGACGCGCTCAGCGCGCTCGCCGCGGCCGCTGCAACGCGGCCCGAACGCGCCAGCCCGGATTCGGTGAGCTATCGGCTGACGCGCGCATGGCGGCTGGCGGTGCACACGCGCGTGGTCGATGGCCTGACCGGGCCGGCGCGCGCCGCGCTGGACAAGGATTTCGAGATGCCGGGGCTGCCGCAGCAGGAAGGCTTCATCTGGCCGATGGTCACCCAGCGTCCCGCGCACCTGCTGCCGCCGCGCTTTGCGAGCTGGAACGCGTTGTTCGAGGATGCGGCGGCACAGGTGCGCGGCGACCTGGAAGCCATCGGCCCGCTGGCGCAGCGCAGCTGGGGCGAGCAGAACACCGCGCGCATCTGCCACCCGCTGTCGCGTGCCCTGCCCGGCTTCCTCAAGCCTGCCTTGTGCATGCCCTTCGAACCGCTGGCCGGTGACGCTTCGATGCCGCGCGTGCAGCACCCGGATTTCGGCGCATCCGAACGCATGGTCGTTTCTCCGGGGCGCGAAGCCGATGGCTTCATCCACATGCCGGGCGGCCAGAGCGGGCACCCGATGTCGCCGTACTGGGGCGCGGGCCATGACGACTGGGTGCACGGAAGGCCGACGCCGTTCCTGCCGGGTCCGCCGGAGCATGTGTTGCGGCTGCGGCCCTGA
- a CDS encoding EAL domain-containing protein: MASLFQGSKARGTTARTLKGISIPEPPTRPGEIDEVVLRMAETVFGCRDARLVWISGTTREGRLRGHQWPTTPLSQEESELIDEALARNGSVASGNVQDGWLRIAHPLQYAQAVFLARWPQATALAGGDPPGLLDFLTLLAARMRAEIELVAANHATGRMGKAAQLQKALYSLASLASSELDMQEMLPRTHAVVAGLMYAANFKIALYAPERDTLQFVYVADEKGGHGVAVGKEIPAGQLRESLTMAVIRSGSPAMGPSQKLREQFGLAPPGGFGPESADWLGVPMVAEGIVRGAVIVQSYDQRGRFSEEDRSLLGYVAQHILTALQRKQAHVELENRVEDRTRALTAEVMERQRGEKLQAALYSIADLASSDLDMSEMLRRIHLVVAELMYARNLIIAMYDADREALRVIYHADEKDPGLVEIGVEIPEAQMRDTITLGVIRTGRAVMGSPAQVNRELGIPEGVSFGAPAEDVLGVPMVFEGTVRGALVVQSYDVAERFGEEDRALLTYVAQHILTALDRKQARGELEDRVAERTRELAKAVGKLREQIVERERAEQQLMHETMHDSLTGLPNRSYLYDALERSLARMERDPKHRFAVLFLDLDRFKVVNDSVGHLAGDEMLKEAGARLQACVRPFDVVARLGGDEFALLLEDVNLPEEACHAAERAIELLSEPMHIDGKELFTSASIGIALGHPRYKRAEELLRDADVAMYRAKAHGRQRFEIFDERLHQEAIALLELESDLRRAIQRYEFEPHFQPIVRLADRKVLGYEALLRWRHPRRGLVAPDEFLALAEENGSVEQIDWQMFEQTCREISLLGEDSGYVTLNVSPRHFRSPTLARQMLELFDSFHLSHDRIRVEVTEGALLDNPDQVRETLQALRTAGVVAALDDFGTGYSSLSYLHRFPLHTIKIDRSFVSALQRGDGHGSTPVVKAVLAMAQTLGMDVIAEGVETDDQRECLLEMGCELGQGFLFSKARAASEWAARLPH; this comes from the coding sequence ATGGCCAGTCTGTTCCAAGGGTCGAAGGCGCGCGGGACCACCGCGCGCACGTTGAAGGGGATCTCGATTCCCGAGCCGCCCACCCGGCCGGGGGAGATCGACGAGGTCGTCCTGCGCATGGCCGAAACCGTGTTCGGTTGTCGCGACGCACGGCTGGTGTGGATTTCCGGTACCACGCGGGAAGGTCGTCTGCGCGGGCACCAGTGGCCGACCACGCCGCTGTCGCAGGAGGAGTCCGAGCTCATCGACGAGGCCCTGGCACGCAACGGGAGCGTGGCCAGCGGAAATGTGCAGGACGGTTGGCTGCGCATTGCCCACCCGCTCCAGTACGCCCAGGCCGTATTCCTGGCCCGATGGCCGCAGGCGACCGCCCTCGCCGGTGGTGATCCGCCTGGCCTGCTCGATTTCCTGACCCTGCTGGCCGCGCGCATGCGCGCGGAGATCGAGCTGGTGGCCGCCAACCACGCCACCGGTCGGATGGGAAAGGCAGCCCAGCTGCAGAAGGCGCTGTATTCGCTCGCCAGCCTCGCCAGCAGCGAGCTGGACATGCAGGAAATGCTCCCCCGCACCCATGCGGTGGTCGCCGGGCTGATGTACGCGGCGAACTTCAAGATCGCGCTGTACGCGCCCGAGCGGGACACGCTGCAGTTCGTGTACGTGGCGGACGAAAAGGGCGGGCACGGCGTGGCGGTCGGCAAGGAGATTCCGGCCGGGCAACTGCGCGAGAGCCTGACCATGGCGGTGATCCGCAGTGGTTCTCCGGCGATGGGGCCCTCGCAGAAGCTGCGCGAGCAGTTCGGGCTGGCGCCCCCGGGCGGGTTCGGGCCGGAAAGCGCCGATTGGCTGGGCGTTCCGATGGTGGCCGAAGGCATCGTGCGGGGCGCCGTCATCGTGCAGAGCTACGACCAGCGTGGTCGTTTCAGCGAGGAGGACCGCTCCCTGCTGGGCTATGTCGCCCAGCACATCCTGACGGCCCTGCAGCGCAAGCAGGCCCACGTCGAGCTGGAGAACCGCGTCGAGGACCGTACCCGCGCGTTGACGGCCGAAGTGATGGAGCGCCAGCGCGGCGAGAAGCTGCAGGCCGCGCTTTACAGCATCGCCGACCTGGCCAGCAGCGACCTGGACATGAGCGAGATGCTGCGGCGCATCCACCTCGTCGTCGCCGAACTCATGTACGCGCGCAACCTGATCATCGCCATGTACGACGCCGACCGGGAAGCCCTGCGGGTGATCTACCACGCGGACGAGAAGGACCCGGGGCTGGTCGAGATCGGAGTGGAAATTCCGGAAGCGCAGATGCGCGACACGATAACCCTGGGCGTTATCCGCACCGGGCGGGCGGTGATGGGGTCGCCGGCGCAGGTGAACCGCGAGCTTGGCATTCCGGAGGGTGTGTCGTTCGGCGCCCCGGCGGAGGACGTGCTGGGCGTGCCGATGGTATTTGAAGGCACCGTGCGCGGAGCGCTGGTGGTCCAGAGCTACGACGTCGCCGAGCGCTTCGGTGAGGAAGACCGCGCATTGCTGACCTACGTGGCCCAGCACATCCTCACCGCGCTCGACCGCAAGCAGGCGCGCGGCGAGCTGGAGGACCGGGTGGCCGAGCGCACGCGCGAGCTGGCCAAGGCCGTGGGCAAGCTGCGCGAGCAGATCGTCGAGCGCGAGCGGGCGGAGCAGCAGCTGATGCATGAAACCATGCACGACTCGCTCACCGGCCTGCCCAACCGCAGCTACCTGTACGACGCGCTGGAGCGGTCCCTGGCGCGGATGGAACGCGATCCCAAGCATCGCTTCGCCGTGCTGTTCCTCGACCTGGACCGGTTCAAGGTGGTCAACGACAGTGTCGGCCACCTGGCGGGCGATGAAATGCTCAAGGAGGCCGGCGCACGCCTTCAGGCCTGCGTGCGCCCGTTCGATGTCGTGGCGCGGCTGGGCGGTGACGAGTTCGCGCTGCTGCTGGAAGACGTCAACCTGCCGGAGGAAGCCTGCCACGCCGCGGAGCGGGCCATCGAACTGCTCAGCGAGCCGATGCACATCGACGGCAAGGAGTTGTTCACCTCGGCCAGCATCGGCATCGCGCTGGGACATCCCCGCTACAAGCGCGCCGAGGAACTGCTGCGCGATGCGGACGTGGCGATGTATCGCGCCAAGGCACATGGGCGGCAGCGGTTCGAGATCTTCGACGAGCGTCTCCACCAGGAGGCCATCGCGCTGCTGGAGCTGGAAAGCGACCTGCGCCGGGCCATCCAGCGCTACGAGTTCGAGCCCCATTTCCAGCCGATCGTGCGCCTGGCCGACCGCAAGGTGCTGGGCTACGAAGCGCTGCTGCGCTGGCGCCATCCGCGGCGCGGACTGGTGGCTCCGGATGAATTCCTGGCGCTGGCCGAGGAAAACGGCAGTGTCGAGCAGATCGACTGGCAGATGTTCGAGCAGACCTGTCGCGAGATCAGCCTGCTCGGCGAGGACAGTGGTTACGTGACCTTGAACGTGTCACCCCGCCACTTCCGCTCGCCCACGCTGGCGCGACAGATGCTGGAGCTGTTCGACAGCTTCCATCTTTCCCACGACCGGATCCGGGTGGAAGTCACCGAGGGCGCGCTGCTGGACAATCCCGACCAGGTGCGCGAAACGCTCCAGGCCCTTCGCACCGCCGGCGTCGTGGCCGCGCTGGACGATTTCGGCACGGGATATTCCTCCCTGAGCTATCTGCACCGTTTCCCGCTGCATACCATCAAGATCGATCGCTCCTTCGTCAGCGCGCTGCAGCGCGGCGATGGCCACGGCAGCACGCCGGTGGTGAAAGCCGTGCTGGCAATGGCGCAGACGCTCGGCATGGATGTGATCGCGGAAGGCGTGGAGACCGACGATCAACGCGAATGCCTGCTGGAAATGGGGTGCGAACTGGGGCAGGGATTCCTGTTCTCCAAGGCGCGGGCGGCGTCGGAGTGGGCGGCCCGGCTCCCGCACTGA
- a CDS encoding thiopurine S-methyltransferase, translating into MHPDFWLQRWQDNQIGFHQDKPTPLLLKHWPAVGMPVGATVFVPLAGKSLDMVWFASQGYRVLGVEISPVAIKQFLSEHGVVPEFRDTPHGTHYTAGNIELIHGDAFALGADDLVDCAAAFDRAALIALPPDLRRRYVHELYARLPQRCRALLITLEYPAHEKQGPPFSVPEAEVSELFGRDWDIDVLERRDILEQQPGFVAEGVTRLETVVYRLNRK; encoded by the coding sequence ATGCACCCTGACTTCTGGCTCCAGCGCTGGCAGGACAACCAGATCGGCTTCCACCAGGACAAGCCGACGCCCTTGCTGCTCAAGCACTGGCCCGCCGTCGGGATGCCGGTGGGCGCCACGGTCTTCGTGCCGCTGGCAGGCAAGAGCCTGGACATGGTGTGGTTCGCCTCGCAGGGTTACCGCGTGCTGGGCGTGGAGATCTCGCCCGTGGCGATCAAGCAGTTCCTCAGCGAGCATGGCGTGGTCCCGGAGTTCCGGGACACGCCGCACGGCACCCATTACACCGCGGGCAACATCGAACTCATCCACGGCGACGCCTTCGCCCTGGGCGCCGACGACCTCGTCGACTGCGCCGCGGCATTCGACCGCGCGGCCCTCATCGCGTTGCCGCCGGACCTGCGGCGGCGCTACGTGCACGAGCTCTACGCCAGGCTGCCCCAGCGCTGCCGCGCGCTGCTGATCACACTGGAGTACCCGGCGCACGAGAAGCAGGGTCCGCCCTTCAGCGTGCCCGAAGCGGAAGTGTCGGAACTGTTCGGACGCGACTGGGACATCGACGTGCTCGAGCGCCGCGACATCCTGGAACAGCAACCCGGCTTCGTTGCCGAAGGCGTGACCAGGCTGGAAACCGTCGTCTATCGGCTCAACCGCAAGTGA
- the parC gene encoding DNA topoisomerase IV subunit A: MSDVRPPFHGFEQIPLREYAERAYLDYSMYVVLDRALPFLGDGLKPVQRRIIYAMSELGLNAAAKPKKSARTVGDVIGKYHPHGDSACYEAMVLMAQPFSYRYPLIEGEGNFGSSDDPKSFAAMRYTEAKLTPIAEVLLGELGQGTVDWTPNFDGTMEEPSWMPARLPHLLLNGTTGIAVGMATDIPPHNLNEVVSACVRLLDDPDATTADLCEHILGPDYPTAAEIITPRADLRAMYESGMGSVRARAVFERDGNNLVITALPYQVSPGKVIEQIATQMRAKKLPWLEDLRDESDHANPTRIVMVPRSNRVDADQLMGHLFATTDLEKSYRVNFNVITLEGRPQVKGLKAFLTEWLRFRSDTVTKRLKHRLEKVERRLHLLEGLLIAFLNLDEVIRIVRTEDEPKPVLIARFGLSDEQAEYILETRLRQLARLEEMKIRGEEDELKSERDRILAILDSKPKLKKLVKDELLADAKKFGDARRSPLVARGAAQALSETELVPSEPMTVVLSEKGWVRAAKGHDIDAATLSYRDGDGLLQAARGRSTQQVAFLDSTGRAYSTVAHTLPSARGNGEPLTGRFSPTPGASFQALATGDNDTRFVLASSHGYGFVTRFENLTGRNKAGKAMLSLTPNAKVLQPVPVASGEKDRVVAVTNVGHLLAFPVSELPELDKGKGNKIIDIPKAKLGTERVVAIAVVPPGGTLVVRSGARTMSLSFKDLDAYVGARATRGGLLPRGWQKVEGLAVD; the protein is encoded by the coding sequence ATGAGCGACGTACGTCCGCCCTTCCACGGCTTCGAACAGATTCCCCTGCGCGAGTACGCCGAGCGCGCCTACCTCGACTACTCGATGTACGTCGTCCTCGACCGCGCCCTTCCCTTCCTCGGCGACGGCCTCAAGCCGGTGCAGCGTCGCATCATCTACGCGATGAGCGAGCTGGGCCTCAATGCCGCGGCCAAGCCCAAGAAATCCGCCCGCACCGTCGGCGACGTGATCGGCAAGTACCACCCGCATGGGGACAGCGCCTGCTACGAGGCGATGGTGCTCATGGCCCAGCCCTTTTCCTACCGCTATCCGCTGATCGAAGGCGAGGGCAACTTCGGCTCGAGCGACGACCCCAAGTCGTTCGCGGCCATGCGCTACACCGAGGCCAAGCTCACGCCCATCGCCGAAGTGCTGCTGGGCGAACTGGGCCAGGGTACGGTCGACTGGACGCCCAACTTCGACGGCACGATGGAAGAGCCGTCGTGGATGCCGGCGCGCCTGCCCCACCTGCTGCTCAACGGCACCACCGGCATCGCCGTGGGCATGGCGACCGACATCCCGCCGCACAACCTCAACGAAGTGGTCAGTGCGTGCGTGCGACTGCTGGATGATCCGGACGCGACCACCGCCGACCTGTGCGAGCACATCCTCGGCCCGGACTACCCGACCGCGGCCGAAATCATCACCCCGCGCGCGGACCTGCGCGCGATGTACGAATCGGGCATGGGCAGCGTGCGCGCCCGCGCTGTGTTCGAGCGCGACGGCAACAACCTGGTGATCACCGCCCTGCCCTACCAGGTCTCGCCAGGCAAGGTGATCGAGCAGATCGCCACCCAGATGCGCGCCAAGAAGCTGCCTTGGCTGGAGGATCTGCGCGACGAGTCCGACCACGCCAATCCCACGCGCATCGTCATGGTGCCGCGGTCCAACCGCGTCGACGCCGACCAGTTGATGGGCCACCTGTTCGCGACGACCGACCTGGAAAAGAGCTACCGGGTCAACTTCAACGTCATCACGCTGGAAGGCCGTCCGCAGGTGAAGGGCCTGAAGGCCTTCCTGACCGAATGGCTGCGCTTCCGCAGCGACACGGTCACCAAGCGGCTCAAGCACCGGCTGGAAAAGGTCGAGCGGCGCCTGCACCTGCTGGAAGGCCTGCTGATCGCGTTCCTCAACCTGGACGAGGTGATCCGCATCGTCCGTACCGAGGACGAACCCAAGCCTGTGCTGATCGCGCGGTTCGGCCTGAGCGACGAGCAGGCCGAGTACATCCTGGAAACGCGCCTGAGGCAGCTGGCCCGCCTGGAAGAGATGAAGATCCGCGGCGAGGAGGATGAGCTCAAGTCCGAGCGCGACCGCATCCTGGCCATCCTGGACAGCAAGCCCAAGCTGAAGAAGCTGGTGAAGGACGAACTGCTGGCGGACGCCAAGAAGTTCGGTGATGCCCGGCGCTCCCCGCTGGTCGCGCGTGGCGCCGCCCAGGCGCTGTCGGAAACCGAACTGGTGCCCAGCGAACCGATGACGGTCGTGCTCAGCGAGAAGGGCTGGGTGCGCGCGGCCAAGGGGCACGACATCGACGCCGCCACACTGAGTTACCGCGACGGCGACGGCCTGCTGCAGGCTGCCCGTGGCCGCAGCACGCAACAGGTCGCCTTCCTGGATTCCACCGGGCGCGCGTACTCGACGGTGGCGCACACGCTGCCGTCGGCGCGCGGCAATGGCGAACCGCTGACGGGTCGCTTCTCGCCCACGCCCGGCGCCTCGTTCCAGGCATTGGCCACCGGCGACAACGACACCCGCTTCGTGCTGGCCTCCAGCCACGGCTACGGCTTCGTGACCCGCTTCGAAAACCTCACCGGCCGCAACAAGGCCGGCAAGGCGATGCTGTCGCTCACGCCGAATGCCAAGGTGTTGCAGCCGGTGCCCGTGGCCAGCGGCGAGAAGGACCGCGTGGTGGCCGTGACCAACGTCGGCCACCTGCTGGCCTTCCCGGTGTCCGAGCTGCCCGAACTGGACAAGGGCAAGGGCAACAAGATCATCGACATTCCCAAGGCCAAGCTGGGAACCGAGCGCGTCGTGGCGATCGCCGTGGTGCCGCCGGGCGGCACGCTGGTGGTCCGTTCGGGTGCGCGCACGATGTCGCTGTCCTTCAAGGACCTGGATGCCTACGTCGGCGCGCGCGCGACGCGGGGCGGCCTGCTTCCGCGCGGATGGCAGAAGGTGGAAGGCCTGGCGGTCGACTGA
- a CDS encoding helix-turn-helix domain-containing protein, with protein MTQQHPTIGSLLRALRARNDWTLKEMSKRCGIPLSTLSKVEHDRLSLTYDKLLQISERLNLRMSELFAEEGSSPEPAVTARRSIGRIEDAVRVTTPNYDYFYLCPELRRKRMIPVVTRVRAKSIEEFGELVRHPGEEYIHVLEGRAEVHTEFYDPIVLGTGESVYIDSNMGHAYIAAEGCEEVVLLGVCSSSDEHLMESLLSIHGDSAKPR; from the coding sequence ATGACCCAGCAGCACCCCACCATCGGCAGCCTTCTGCGCGCGCTGCGCGCCCGCAACGACTGGACCCTCAAGGAGATGAGCAAGCGTTGCGGGATCCCCCTGTCGACGCTGTCCAAGGTCGAGCACGACCGCCTCAGCCTGACCTACGACAAACTTCTGCAGATCAGCGAGCGCCTGAACCTGCGCATGTCGGAGCTGTTCGCCGAGGAAGGCAGCTCCCCCGAGCCGGCCGTGACCGCGCGGCGGAGCATCGGCAGGATCGAGGACGCCGTCCGGGTGACGACGCCGAACTACGACTACTTCTACCTGTGCCCGGAACTGCGGCGGAAGCGGATGATCCCGGTGGTGACACGGGTCCGGGCCAAGAGCATCGAGGAGTTTGGCGAGCTCGTCCGCCATCCGGGCGAGGAATACATCCATGTCCTGGAAGGCCGCGCCGAAGTGCACACCGAGTTCTACGACCCGATCGTGCTGGGCACCGGCGAATCGGTGTACATCGACTCCAATATGGGGCACGCCTACATCGCGGCGGAGGGTTGCGAGGAAGTGGTCCTGCTGGGTGTGTGCTCGAGCTCCGACGAGCACCTGATGGAATCGCTGCTCAGCATCCACGGCGACAGCGCCAAACCGCGCTGA